Proteins from a genomic interval of Opitutales bacterium:
- the rsmI gene encoding 16S rRNA (cytidine(1402)-2'-O)-methyltransferase encodes MDASEISSVHGGSLYVVSTPLGNLGDLSPRALECLKSVDILLCEDTRVTGRLLSASGLEGRSLVSYRDETEQRDTPRWIEALQDEQSLGLVADAGTPTVSDPGFRLIRECRKLGIPVVPVPGPSAAVTALSVSGLPTDSFLFVGFLPPKKAARQRFFTEHADDTWTLILYESVHRISKLLDDLVAVLGSERLICVARELTKKFETVHTGPASTVRDQVNRGSLKGEFVVLVARQGFDL; translated from the coding sequence ATGGATGCATCTGAAATTTCTTCCGTGCACGGAGGCAGCCTCTATGTCGTCAGCACACCACTGGGTAATTTGGGAGACCTGTCGCCGCGTGCGTTGGAATGCCTTAAGTCAGTGGACATACTCTTGTGTGAAGATACACGCGTCACCGGACGCTTGCTTAGTGCAAGTGGCCTGGAAGGCCGTTCTCTGGTCAGCTATCGAGATGAGACTGAGCAGCGCGACACACCCCGTTGGATCGAGGCGCTTCAGGATGAGCAATCCCTTGGATTGGTTGCAGATGCTGGAACGCCTACAGTGAGCGATCCAGGTTTTCGTCTGATTCGCGAATGCCGCAAACTGGGCATACCCGTTGTGCCGGTTCCGGGGCCATCAGCTGCTGTTACTGCACTGTCAGTATCGGGTCTACCGACTGATTCCTTTTTATTCGTGGGATTCCTTCCGCCGAAGAAGGCTGCGCGGCAGCGATTTTTTACCGAGCATGCTGATGATACTTGGACTCTTATTCTCTATGAGTCCGTGCACCGTATATCAAAATTGCTCGACGATCTGGTCGCGGTTTTAGGCTCTGAGAGACTTATCTGCGTCGCCCGCGAGCTCACCAAAAAATTTGAAACTGTGCATACCGGTCCGGCCAGTACTGTGCGTGATCAAGTGAATCGGGGGTCCTTGAAGGGCGAGTTCGTAGTTCTCGTTGCACGGCAAGGGTTCGACTTGTGA